A stretch of Dethiosulfovibrio salsuginis DNA encodes these proteins:
- the ggt gene encoding gamma-glutamyltransferase codes for MKKFHLLCCTMALMATLAGTATAAPRAEITDVFSRHGMVSSAHELASKAGVEIMQKGGNAVDAAVATALALNVVEPNASGIGGGGFMTVRFAETGEVVVIDYRETAPKSSTKDMYASEEAKEKKISKLGGLSIAVPGQTLGLWTALTKYGTMTWAEVAAPAIRLAEEGFVLVPMQNDIIKDNMEKLTDYNDIANVAFLDVEGFPLQAGDIVKQPKLAEAFKLIGEKGPRKAFYDGPIGKAVVEAVNKAGGNMALADLKEYDVAIRKPVRGTYRGYEIFSCPPASSGGTHIVELLNIMENLPVGGWIANGPEYLHYLGESLKLVFADRQKYMGDTAFLNVPLAGLTSKAYAKTLFERIKPYEVMEKVEPGDPWPYDSEANKTAYIGDAVSEQVSTTHFSVVDQRGNIVSSTNTVNYFFGSGVMVPEYGFVLNNQMDDFSQNPESVNAPEPGKRPLSSMSPTIVLDPQGQPFMTVGAAGGWRIITTVGQLIMNVIDFGMTMDQAIEQPRAHAHANDGKASRLQIENFIDPETVIFLNMRGHDVETVSHIGTAQGILFKGGMMNGGADSRRLGVSVGF; via the coding sequence ATGAAGAAATTTCACCTACTGTGCTGCACAATGGCTCTCATGGCGACCCTGGCAGGGACAGCCACAGCAGCGCCGAGGGCGGAGATCACCGACGTCTTTTCCAGACACGGCATGGTCTCATCAGCCCACGAGCTGGCCTCAAAGGCGGGAGTGGAGATAATGCAAAAAGGCGGCAACGCCGTTGATGCCGCCGTGGCCACGGCCTTGGCCTTAAACGTGGTGGAACCAAACGCATCGGGCATAGGCGGAGGCGGATTCATGACGGTGAGGTTCGCCGAGACCGGCGAGGTCGTGGTTATAGACTACCGTGAGACCGCCCCTAAAAGCTCCACCAAGGATATGTACGCATCAGAGGAGGCAAAAGAGAAAAAGATCTCCAAGCTAGGCGGGCTGTCGATAGCGGTTCCCGGGCAGACACTGGGGCTATGGACCGCCCTCACCAAGTACGGAACCATGACCTGGGCGGAGGTAGCAGCTCCGGCGATTCGTCTGGCGGAGGAGGGCTTTGTCCTAGTTCCCATGCAGAACGACATCATAAAGGATAACATGGAGAAGCTCACCGACTACAACGACATAGCTAACGTGGCCTTCTTGGACGTGGAGGGCTTCCCCCTACAGGCCGGCGACATCGTGAAGCAGCCTAAACTGGCCGAGGCCTTTAAGCTCATCGGGGAGAAGGGGCCGAGAAAGGCATTTTACGACGGCCCCATAGGCAAGGCGGTGGTTGAGGCGGTGAACAAAGCCGGCGGAAACATGGCTCTGGCGGACCTGAAAGAATACGACGTAGCCATCCGCAAGCCCGTTCGCGGAACTTACAGGGGATACGAAATTTTTTCCTGCCCTCCTGCCTCCAGCGGAGGAACCCACATAGTCGAGCTGCTTAACATCATGGAGAACCTTCCTGTGGGCGGCTGGATCGCAAACGGACCGGAATATCTCCATTACCTGGGAGAATCCCTCAAGCTCGTCTTCGCGGACCGTCAAAAATACATGGGAGACACCGCATTTTTAAACGTGCCTCTCGCTGGCCTGACCAGCAAGGCCTACGCAAAAACCCTCTTCGAGAGGATCAAACCATACGAGGTAATGGAAAAGGTGGAGCCAGGCGACCCATGGCCCTACGATAGTGAGGCCAACAAGACGGCCTACATAGGCGACGCCGTGAGCGAACAGGTCTCGACGACCCACTTCTCCGTCGTAGACCAGAGGGGAAACATCGTCTCATCCACGAACACGGTGAACTACTTTTTCGGGTCCGGCGTGATGGTCCCTGAGTACGGCTTCGTGCTCAACAACCAGATGGACGACTTTTCCCAGAACCCGGAGAGCGTAAACGCACCTGAGCCAGGCAAACGGCCTCTATCCTCAATGAGCCCCACCATCGTCCTCGATCCTCAGGGACAGCCCTTCATGACCGTTGGAGCCGCCGGTGGCTGGCGCATCATAACCACCGTGGGCCAGCTCATCATGAACGTCATCGACTTTGGCATGACCATGGACCAGGCCATCGAACAGCCCAGAGCCCACGCCCATGCCAACGACGGCAAGGCCTCCAGGCTACAGATAGAGAACTTCATCGACCCTGAGACCGTTATCTTCCTGAACATGAGGGGACACGACGTCGAGACGGTCTCCCACATCGGAACCGCCCAGGGCATACTCTTCAAAGGCGGCATGATGAACGGCGGCGCCGACAGCAGACGGCTCGGGGTGTCGGTGGGCTTTTAA
- a CDS encoding DEAD/DEAH box helicase: MYYTNVVITDNSKGVTSVDVFRFRDSLIDDYRSFVEGFINIREKRIRSYVEKEISQGLYWPDPLIQLNPAFKSGKSVEDLVEEGILHRECGNIFRRKSHSDDSGELLRLYQHQEDAIRAALKGHNYVLTTGTGSGKSLSYIIPVVDHVLKKGSGRGVQAIIVYPMNALANSQFGELEKFLKYGYPEGKSPVTFERYTGQENDDKRREIIDNPPDIILTNFMMLELMLTRVKERTLIQRAEGLKFLVLDELHTYRGRQGSDVALLVRRVRERLGGEDLLCVGTSATMAGEGDYHQQKRDVARVSGTLFGSPVLPENVIGETLIRKTPSRSNEDQGFCEELKARLLSGDPPPTQYSRFVGDPLASWIESTFGVAEDGEGARLIRARPKTLRGDHGAAKDLSALTDVPTETCAKVIADYLLGGYQCETDPDMGKPPFAFRLHQFISRGDTVYCSLEGHKDRYMTLSGQQFVPGQRDKILLPMVFCRECGQEYYIVRRIKDKETGLFRYIPRELGDLEGKEDETGFLYFGEERPWSDDEEALRERLPEDWFETVRDQERIKKSMRDNVPVKVSVRPDGVEGQGGIEGAFIPTPFRFCPLCDVYYGQARGSDFTRLSTLSSEGRSTATTILGLSAIRQLKNDKELKEAARKLLSFTDNRQDASLQAGHFNDFVLVGLLRSALYRAVEKAGKEGLQHDELPDRVFDALNLPMEIYAKNPGTMFHAQKQTHKALKEVLGYRLYHDLRRGWRINLPNLEQCGLLDIKYLSLDEVCGEESLWKGSHEILVKATSETRKKVVKTLLDYMRRELAIRVDCLDQEHQDKIRRLSSQHLIDPWSIEENEKMTYSALLFPRSKGKDDYFGNVFLSPKGGYGNYLRRSSTFRLDGQKLHLEDTDLIIKDILSRLTLAGLVEEVVPPRSEGDVPGYQLPASCLLWVAGDGKKPFHDPLRVPNESIGGGRTNPFFVDFYKDIAQGLLGYEGREHTAQVGNDLRIDRENRFREGKLPILFCSPTMELGVDIAELNVVNMRNVPPTPANYAQRSGRAGRGGQPALVFSYCTKGSPHDQFFFKRPTEMVSGSVSPPNMDLLNEDLIRAHVYALWLSESGKDLFRSLKDILDLSGEDPSLELVDSIKEALGDKSIRARTETRVKKVLSSLEDDLKQSDWYNDGWISGVLNRVDANMEEACGRWRKLYRAALAQAKRQNKIRLDATRTREEKDRANGLRAEAESQINLLTDVDNVHQSDFYSYRYFASEGFLPGYNFPRLPISAYIPGRRKGQRDEFLSRPRFLAVSEFGPQSIIYHEGSRYSIGRAILPVDGDVGTGKAKICEACGYVHPIEEGSGLDHCEICGAALGNPFDNLLRMQNVVARRREKINADEEERLRQGYELKSGIRFVEHGGRASYRTATIVSDEGELGTLTYGHGATLYRINLGWVRRSDKDQKGFVLDLEKGTWEKNNAMKDENEGDDPMSSKVARVIPYVEDQRNCLLFRPTETMDQDRMASLQSALKNAIQVRYQLEDSELAAEPLPNSGDRKQILFYESGEGGAGVLRKLVDDPKALKAVAKEALSLCHFNPITGEDLKKAPHGTENCEAACYDCLMSYYNQRDHLLLDRKKIQEYLMALASAEIRTSSVEATRDAHLGSLLKGCESDLERKWLNLMEEHNLRLPSHGQHFIPSCGTRSDFYYDDRHVVIYIDGPHHDFKDRRARDQEQEERLEDQGFTVLRFGHQDDWLKKIAENPHLFGWKG, encoded by the coding sequence TTGTACTATACTAATGTGGTTATAACCGATAATTCGAAAGGAGTGACCTCCGTGGATGTTTTCCGCTTTCGAGATAGCCTTATAGACGATTACCGTTCCTTCGTCGAGGGTTTTATAAACATCAGGGAAAAACGTATTCGGAGCTACGTCGAGAAGGAAATCTCCCAGGGACTTTATTGGCCGGACCCTTTGATCCAGCTGAACCCCGCCTTCAAATCGGGAAAAAGCGTCGAGGACCTGGTCGAGGAGGGAATCCTGCACAGGGAATGCGGAAACATCTTTCGGAGAAAAAGCCACTCCGACGATAGTGGAGAACTCCTACGGCTCTATCAGCACCAGGAGGACGCCATAAGGGCGGCTCTCAAGGGACATAACTACGTCCTGACGACTGGAACAGGGTCGGGAAAAAGCCTCTCCTACATCATCCCTGTGGTCGATCACGTGCTAAAAAAAGGCTCCGGCAGAGGGGTTCAGGCCATAATAGTCTACCCAATGAACGCCCTCGCAAACAGCCAGTTCGGGGAGCTGGAGAAATTCCTTAAATACGGCTATCCAGAGGGAAAGTCCCCGGTGACCTTCGAGCGTTACACAGGACAGGAAAACGACGACAAGAGAAGGGAGATCATCGACAATCCCCCGGACATAATACTGACCAACTTCATGATGCTTGAGCTCATGCTCACCAGGGTCAAGGAAAGGACCCTCATCCAGAGGGCCGAGGGACTCAAGTTTTTGGTCCTGGACGAGCTCCACACCTACAGAGGCAGACAGGGGTCGGACGTGGCCCTGTTGGTCCGTCGGGTCAGGGAGAGGCTGGGAGGGGAGGACCTCCTGTGCGTTGGAACGTCCGCCACTATGGCAGGAGAGGGCGACTATCACCAGCAGAAAAGGGACGTGGCCCGAGTATCGGGAACCCTCTTCGGCTCGCCGGTCCTGCCGGAAAACGTCATAGGGGAGACCCTCATCAGAAAGACGCCCTCCAGATCCAACGAGGACCAAGGGTTTTGCGAGGAGCTAAAGGCAAGGCTCCTGTCCGGCGATCCTCCCCCGACACAGTACAGCCGGTTCGTCGGCGATCCACTGGCGTCCTGGATAGAGAGCACCTTCGGGGTAGCCGAGGATGGCGAGGGAGCCAGGCTGATCCGTGCCCGTCCCAAAACCCTGAGAGGAGACCACGGAGCGGCCAAAGACCTGAGCGCCCTGACCGACGTCCCGACGGAAACCTGTGCTAAGGTGATAGCTGATTACCTCCTTGGAGGGTATCAGTGCGAGACCGACCCGGATATGGGCAAACCTCCTTTCGCCTTCCGGCTACATCAGTTCATAAGCAGAGGGGATACGGTTTACTGCTCCCTGGAGGGACACAAAGACCGCTATATGACGCTGAGCGGTCAACAGTTCGTCCCAGGGCAGAGGGACAAAATACTCCTGCCCATGGTCTTCTGCCGAGAATGCGGCCAGGAATACTACATAGTGCGACGGATCAAGGACAAAGAGACCGGCCTGTTCCGCTATATCCCCAGAGAGCTTGGGGACCTAGAGGGAAAAGAGGACGAAACGGGATTCCTCTATTTCGGCGAGGAAAGACCCTGGTCCGACGACGAAGAAGCGCTGAGGGAAAGGCTGCCGGAGGACTGGTTCGAGACCGTGAGGGACCAGGAGAGGATAAAAAAGTCCATGAGGGACAACGTACCGGTTAAGGTATCGGTGAGGCCCGACGGAGTCGAAGGCCAAGGGGGCATAGAGGGAGCGTTCATCCCAACGCCTTTCAGGTTCTGCCCTCTTTGCGACGTCTACTACGGTCAAGCAAGGGGATCGGACTTCACCAGACTGTCCACACTGAGCTCCGAGGGCAGAAGCACCGCCACAACCATACTGGGGCTGTCCGCCATAAGGCAGCTGAAAAACGACAAGGAGCTTAAAGAGGCCGCCAGAAAACTCCTGAGCTTTACCGACAACCGTCAGGACGCCTCCCTACAGGCCGGTCACTTCAACGACTTTGTCCTGGTGGGGCTGCTCCGATCCGCCCTTTACAGAGCGGTGGAAAAGGCGGGGAAAGAGGGACTCCAGCACGACGAGCTTCCTGACAGGGTATTCGACGCCCTTAACCTACCGATGGAGATATACGCAAAAAACCCTGGCACTATGTTTCACGCCCAAAAGCAGACCCACAAAGCGTTGAAAGAGGTCCTGGGATACAGGCTATATCACGACCTGAGAAGGGGCTGGCGTATCAACCTGCCCAACCTGGAACAGTGCGGCCTGCTGGATATAAAATATCTATCCCTGGACGAGGTATGCGGCGAGGAATCGCTGTGGAAAGGCTCTCACGAGATATTAGTCAAAGCCACCTCCGAGACCCGTAAAAAGGTGGTCAAAACCCTCCTGGACTACATGAGGAGAGAGCTTGCCATAAGGGTTGACTGTCTGGATCAGGAGCACCAGGACAAAATAAGGAGGCTCAGCAGTCAGCACCTTATCGACCCATGGTCCATAGAGGAAAACGAAAAGATGACCTATTCAGCGTTGCTCTTTCCCAGATCCAAGGGCAAAGACGACTACTTTGGCAACGTGTTTCTCTCCCCTAAAGGGGGCTACGGAAACTACCTCAGGAGATCCTCCACCTTCAGGCTGGACGGCCAAAAGCTCCACCTGGAGGACACCGACTTAATCATAAAAGACATACTGAGTCGCCTGACCTTGGCGGGGCTGGTGGAGGAGGTCGTTCCCCCTAGATCGGAGGGCGACGTCCCGGGATATCAGCTTCCAGCCTCGTGCCTGCTGTGGGTCGCAGGGGACGGAAAAAAGCCCTTCCACGACCCTCTTCGGGTCCCAAACGAATCGATAGGTGGCGGAAGGACAAACCCATTCTTCGTCGATTTTTACAAAGACATCGCCCAGGGGCTGCTGGGCTACGAGGGAAGGGAACACACCGCCCAGGTGGGCAACGATCTCAGAATAGACAGGGAAAACCGTTTCCGAGAGGGAAAGCTCCCGATCCTCTTCTGCTCCCCAACCATGGAGCTAGGTGTGGACATAGCGGAACTGAACGTGGTCAACATGCGAAACGTCCCGCCAACTCCGGCCAACTACGCACAAAGAAGCGGACGGGCTGGCAGAGGCGGACAGCCCGCCTTGGTGTTCTCCTACTGCACTAAAGGAAGCCCTCACGACCAGTTTTTCTTCAAACGCCCCACGGAGATGGTCTCGGGATCGGTCTCACCTCCTAACATGGACCTCCTCAACGAAGACCTTATCCGTGCCCACGTCTACGCCCTGTGGCTCTCGGAAAGCGGCAAGGACCTCTTTAGGTCGTTGAAGGACATACTGGACCTCTCCGGCGAGGACCCCTCCCTGGAGCTGGTGGACTCAATCAAAGAGGCCCTGGGCGATAAATCCATCAGGGCCAGGACCGAAACCAGGGTCAAAAAGGTCCTCTCGTCCCTGGAGGACGACCTAAAGCAGAGCGACTGGTACAACGACGGATGGATCTCCGGGGTCCTAAATCGGGTTGACGCCAACATGGAGGAGGCCTGCGGACGATGGAGAAAGCTCTACCGTGCGGCACTGGCTCAGGCAAAAAGGCAGAACAAAATTCGCCTGGACGCCACAAGGACCAGAGAGGAAAAGGATCGGGCCAACGGGCTCCGGGCCGAGGCCGAATCCCAGATAAATCTGCTGACCGACGTCGATAACGTCCATCAATCGGATTTCTACAGCTATCGCTACTTCGCCAGCGAGGGATTCCTGCCGGGCTACAACTTCCCCAGGCTCCCCATATCCGCCTACATACCGGGCCGCCGCAAAGGCCAAAGGGACGAATTTCTCTCTCGGCCCAGGTTCCTGGCGGTCTCCGAGTTCGGCCCTCAGTCCATCATATATCACGAAGGATCCCGCTACAGCATAGGAAGGGCCATACTCCCAGTGGACGGCGACGTAGGGACCGGCAAGGCGAAAATCTGCGAGGCCTGCGGCTACGTCCACCCGATAGAGGAGGGCAGCGGCCTGGATCACTGCGAAATCTGCGGAGCCGCCTTGGGAAACCCCTTCGACAACCTCCTCAGGATGCAGAACGTCGTAGCCAGAAGGAGAGAGAAGATCAACGCCGACGAGGAAGAAAGGCTCCGTCAGGGATACGAGCTGAAAAGCGGAATCCGTTTTGTAGAGCACGGAGGAAGGGCCTCCTACAGGACCGCCACCATAGTATCGGATGAAGGGGAACTAGGGACCCTCACCTACGGCCACGGGGCCACTCTGTACCGGATAAACCTGGGATGGGTCAGGAGAAGCGACAAAGATCAAAAGGGCTTCGTACTCGACCTGGAGAAGGGAACCTGGGAGAAAAACAACGCCATGAAAGATGAGAACGAAGGGGACGACCCCATGTCCTCCAAAGTCGCCAGGGTAATACCCTACGTGGAGGACCAGAGGAATTGCCTGCTGTTCAGGCCAACGGAGACCATGGACCAGGATCGGATGGCGTCCCTTCAGTCAGCCCTGAAAAACGCCATCCAGGTTCGATATCAGCTGGAGGACAGCGAGCTTGCGGCGGAGCCTCTGCCTAACTCGGGAGACAGAAAGCAGATACTCTTCTACGAGTCCGGCGAGGGAGGGGCAGGGGTCCTGAGAAAGCTGGTGGACGACCCCAAGGCCCTCAAAGCTGTGGCGAAAGAGGCCCTTTCCCTGTGTCACTTCAACCCGATCACAGGAGAGGACCTGAAAAAAGCTCCCCACGGGACGGAAAACTGTGAGGCCGCCTGTTACGACTGCCTCATGAGCTACTACAACCAGAGGGATCACCTGCTGCTCGACCGCAAGAAAATCCAGGAATACCTGATGGCCCTGGCATCGGCGGAGATAAGGACATCGTCGGTGGAGGCCACCAGAGACGCCCACCTCGGTAGCCTGCTTAAAGGATGCGAGTCGGACCTGGAGAGAAAATGGCTGAACCTGATGGAAGAGCACAA